Genomic DNA from Pelosinus sp. UFO1:
TAAATCCTGTAAGGTAATCGCACCTTACAGGATTTATATTTTAATCGCAGAGTGTTTAAAAGGCATATGCTGTTGATGAAAAAAATACCAGCCTGAGTTCCGTTACCTTTTGTATTGTGCGACGTTAAGATAATTGAAAAGGTTAAGAAAAGAGGCGTTTAAATGAATTCTAATAAGAAAAAAATGATTGCTAGTATCTTGTTGCTAGTATTTCTCACCGCTTTAAGTGGATGTGCGAGTTTTGGAGCAAAATCCATAAATGAAACAACACAACAGAAGATAGGTGAACCTAATGTAAATAAAGACAAGGCCATCGTGGACGAGTTTAAGCAAATGACGCAGAGAAATGATTTTACAACAGAGGAACTTATTAAATTTATTAATGAAACGATTTCTGTTGTTTCCTCTGAGAATGCATCTAAGATGATTCTGACATTGGAGAAGAATCAGCAACTTGATTTAACGAAGCTGGAAGAGAAGTATGGGAATGATAAGATCCAAGAAAAAATAGCTAAGAATTTTCGGGGAGATTTCTCTGAAAGTTATATAAATAGCATACAAGATAAAGTAATAAAAGATTTATTGTTGGAGACTAAAAATAAGGGGCTTAAAATTGAAACAGCGGAAGGGTTTTATTTCCCTGTTATCGACTATTCTTTTTATAAGAAATATCAATCAAACCTGACTTCGGATATTGCTGCCTATATTGATATTATGTCAGTAGAATCAGACAAGGTAGCAGTAAAAGATGCTGGCCTTATGATTAGCTGGGATGAAGTGGTCAAGCGAGCGACGAATCAGGAAGGATTTATTAAAGAATTTAGTAATTCAGCAAAAAAGGAAGATGTAAAAACTCTACTCAAGAGATACCTTATTGTTGCTTTGTATGGAACAAATAATACGCCTCTGTTTAGTTACGAGGATAAGCTAATGATTCCAGCTGCTAAGAAAAGTTATCTTGAAACTATACCTAGTAATGGGAACGAGGGGAGTTTTTCTAGGATCATGAGTGATTATCTTACCCTTGTAAAGAAAAATGATTATAAATTAACACAGGAAGTTGATGAATACAGAAAAACGGCTATAGAAGGATTTTAGCAAAAGAAGCAGCACCATTAGGTGCTGCTTTTTACGGAATCAGAAAGTATACCACTTTCTTGATTCCAAGTAAGAACGACTAAGGCTTCTGCCTGCGTCCGAGGACTTGGCACAAGCCAAGTCTTTTTTTATATAAGTAAGCTGACTATTTGCAGGTTGAAAATTAATAAATTACCCCAATTTTATTGGCTTGCAAGAGTTCTAACCAATTGCTGTCAGGTTCCCGGTCAGTAATTATATAATCGACATCACTATAGTCAATTAGTCTTATGAATCCGGTTTTATCGAATTTTGTATGATCTGCCAACAAGATTACTTTTTCTGCCTGTTTGATCATGCTTCTTTTAAATTCACTCTCTGGTTCATTGGATTCCATGATACCCTTATCCAAAGACAAGGCCTTACAACTCAGGATCGCCATGTTAACGTAGTAGTTTTGAAGTGCATTTTGCGCGACGGAACCTACTAGTGCTAAAGAATGGGCCCGAAGATTCCCACCAGTTGAAATAATATTAAAATTGGAATTGGTAAAATCATAGGGAATTTTAATAGAATTAGTAATAATAGTAAGCCCTTTTTTCCCTTGAAGCGCTTGTATTAGTTCTAAGCATGTAGTGCTGGCATCTACCATAATGGTGTCATTGTCATTTACTAAATTAGCAGCTTTTATTGAAATATTTTGTTTGAATTCATGATTCATTGATGTTCTTGTTTGGAATGGTAGATCTTCTAATGTATTTTGACTCAAAATAGCGCCACCATAGGTACGGGTTAGCATGCTTTCGTTTTCTAATTTTTCTAAGTCACGACGGATTGTTTCTTCTGTAACTTTAAATAATTGGCTTAAGTTGGAGACATAGACTTTCTTGTCTTGTTGAATGAGTTCAATAATCTGTTGTCGGCGTTCAATTCCAAGCATAACGGATCCTCCTCTGGGTTGTGGCATGCAATAAAAAAATAGACTTTTACATTATTTTAGTATACAGCTTATAAATTGTCTAAGTAAATATCTGTAAAAGAATCATTTTTGTGGTTTTAAATGTTGCTTTATTTCTTTAAGTTACTATAATTCTACAGAAAAATAAAAGAGAAGTAAAGGGAAAAGAAGAAAAAGTACTAGAAATTCAACAATAAATTTATTGACAATGCAGATGGCGGTGGTAAAATAAAGATAAAAACAGATAAAACCTTATAAATACAAGGAATATATGTTTGATTCGCAGAATAAGTTGTCTAAAGGAAAGGATTGATGTTGCGGATGAAAAAGCATATTGCTGTGGATATTGGTGCCTCCAGTGGACGCTTGGTGGTAGGATGGAAACAAGAAGGAAAGATTCAGTTAGAAGAGATATATCGTTTCGAAAATGAAATTAGGAGTGAAAATGGCAGTTGTTTTTGGAATATTGAAAAATTATTTAATGAAATTGTCAATGGTCTTAAAAAAGCCAGAGAAAAGGGTATTGAAGAATGTACCTTAGGGATTGATACCTGGGGTGTAGATTATGCACTGATTGATGCAAAAGGAAACCGGATACAAGAAGTTTATGCTTACCGCGATGAGCGCACCAAAACAGCGATTCAAGATATCAGAAAAAAAGTATCTCTTGAGGAAATTTATAAAAAAATAGGGATTCAGTTTTTAAGTTTTAATACCTTATTTCAGTTGTATGTCCATGATAAGGAAGAGCTGGCGAAGGCCTATAAAATACTCTTAGTGCCTGATTATCTTTATTACCGGTTGACAGGAATTTTTATCAGTGAAAAAACGAATGCTTCTACAACTCAATTATTAAATCTAGAAACAAAAGAGTATGATGAAGAGTTGTTAAAGCTCATAGGTGTAAAGAGGGAGCAATTCGCAACACTAGTCGAACCTGGGGAAGTTATAGGATCTATTTCGGAACTCCTTAGAAAACAGCACAATTTACCCAGATGTGAATTAATTTGCGTTGCAAGCCATGATACGGCATCCGCTGTCATTGGAGTTCCCGGTGTGGAGGAATGTTTTGCGTACCTTTGTAGTGGCACTTGGTCATTGATGGGGGTGGAAAATATGATTCCCATAGCTAACCAAGAGTCATTTTGTAAAAATTTTACGAACGAGTGGGGTGCTTATGGGACCTACCGCTTTTTGAAAAACATTATGGGACTTTGGCTGATTCAGGAAGTTCGCCGTAACTTGGGTAACAAACTTTCCTTTGCAGAGCTTGTCTCAGAAGCTAGCAAAATAAGTCCTTTTAAATTTTTGATTCATTGTAATGACGATTGTTTCTTAAAACCAGAAAATATGGTTTTGGAAGTTCAAAATTACTGCCGAAATACAGGGCAGCTAGTACCAACAACAGCAGGAGAGCTTGCCCGCTGTATTTTTGACAGCCTTGCACTTACATATCGTAAAACCCTAGGAGAAATATCTTCTATTACTGGATACCCTGTCAATTGTCTACATATAGTTGGTGGTGGAGTGCAAAACGAATTACTATGCCAGCTGACGGCAGATGTTGTTGAAATGCCAGTTGTAGCGGGCCCTGTAGAATCTACAGCCCTTGGCAATATAGTAGTGCAGATGATTAGTACTGGTGAGCTAAGAAATCTGAAAGAAGCGCGGAATATGATTATGAATTCCTTTCCAATTAAAACCTATCAGCCAGCTGTTATTACTAAATTAGATGAAGTTTACCACAGATTTAATCAATTAGTGTCTATGGGTAAATAACAATATAAAGTGGAAATCAGACAAACAAAGCTAAAACAAATAAGGAGGTAGCAGTAGTGGTTAATGGCTTAGTAAAACGATATGAAGAAGCAAGACTGATTTATGGTCAATTAGGGGTAGATACGGATTTAGTCCTGGAAAAATTAGCGCAAGTAAAAATTTCGTTGCATTGTTGGCAAGGGGATGATGTACATGGGTTTCTAAGAAATGAGGAATTATCTGGGGGAATTTCAGTTACAGGTAATTACCCAGGGGCTGCTCGTACCCCTCAAGAACTTCGCCAAGATTTAGAAAAAGCTCTTGCTGTAATTCCAGGGAAGCACAAGGTCAATTTGCATGCCATTTACGCCGATACCGATGAAAAGGTAGATCTTGATGCATTAGAACCAAAACATTTCAAACCTTGGGTAGAATGGGCTAAGGAACAGAAACTGGGACTAGACTTTAATCCTAGTTGTTTTTCCCATCCAAACTTTCAAGATGG
This window encodes:
- a CDS encoding DeoR/GlpR family DNA-binding transcription regulator, which translates into the protein MLGIERRQQIIELIQQDKKVYVSNLSQLFKVTEETIRRDLEKLENESMLTRTYGGAILSQNTLEDLPFQTRTSMNHEFKQNISIKAANLVNDNDTIMVDASTTCLELIQALQGKKGLTIITNSIKIPYDFTNSNFNIISTGGNLRAHSLALVGSVAQNALQNYYVNMAILSCKALSLDKGIMESNEPESEFKRSMIKQAEKVILLADHTKFDKTGFIRLIDYSDVDYIITDREPDSNWLELLQANKIGVIY
- the rhaB gene encoding rhamnulokinase → MKKHIAVDIGASSGRLVVGWKQEGKIQLEEIYRFENEIRSENGSCFWNIEKLFNEIVNGLKKAREKGIEECTLGIDTWGVDYALIDAKGNRIQEVYAYRDERTKTAIQDIRKKVSLEEIYKKIGIQFLSFNTLFQLYVHDKEELAKAYKILLVPDYLYYRLTGIFISEKTNASTTQLLNLETKEYDEELLKLIGVKREQFATLVEPGEVIGSISELLRKQHNLPRCELICVASHDTASAVIGVPGVEECFAYLCSGTWSLMGVENMIPIANQESFCKNFTNEWGAYGTYRFLKNIMGLWLIQEVRRNLGNKLSFAELVSEASKISPFKFLIHCNDDCFLKPENMVLEVQNYCRNTGQLVPTTAGELARCIFDSLALTYRKTLGEISSITGYPVNCLHIVGGGVQNELLCQLTADVVEMPVVAGPVESTALGNIVVQMISTGELRNLKEARNMIMNSFPIKTYQPAVITKLDEVYHRFNQLVSMGK